From the genome of Lentimonas sp. CC4, one region includes:
- a CDS encoding PEP-CTERM sorting domain-containing protein (PEP-CTERM proteins occur, often in large numbers, in the proteomes of bacteria that also encode an exosortase, a predicted intramembrane cysteine proteinase. The presence of a PEP-CTERM domain at a protein's C-terminus predicts cleavage within the sorting domain, followed by covalent anchoring to some some component of the (usually Gram-negative) cell surface. Many PEP-CTERM proteins exhibit an unusual sequence composition that includes large numbers of potential glycosylation sites. Expression of one such protein has been shown restore the ability of a bacterium to form floc, a type of biofilm.), protein MIKTVTLLSLLATASIAQAAFYVNAGSPSPTVGEGPLGADTNYLGYGTPHENPTSGQLTTYNAVSFAEGGLAGTYDVGVAFSWPDANDGGGTVDINDTKQSFSRSNVQGYDVFWQTWVGIDIRTENGGIGGGDRMTLSLTGLEANQAFTFTSYHADTQDQAGTFLVDQTPSASETSTSPFAFPSIDDDALATPWVTNAYSFDVTSDGLGNLDITFTQNSGTWIGINGFDLVAVPEPSSFALLGGLLALSAVAMKRRRA, encoded by the coding sequence ATGATAAAAACAGTCACGCTATTATCCCTCCTCGCGACCGCATCGATTGCGCAAGCCGCGTTTTATGTGAATGCTGGTAGCCCATCACCAACCGTAGGTGAAGGGCCTCTAGGAGCCGATACAAATTATCTCGGATATGGCACACCGCACGAAAATCCCACTTCTGGACAGCTGACAACCTATAACGCGGTTTCTTTTGCCGAAGGCGGACTGGCAGGCACCTACGATGTGGGTGTGGCATTTAGCTGGCCGGATGCAAATGATGGTGGTGGCACTGTTGATATTAACGACACTAAGCAGTCTTTTAGTCGCTCTAACGTTCAGGGTTATGATGTATTCTGGCAGACTTGGGTAGGCATCGATATTCGGACTGAGAATGGCGGAATCGGCGGTGGTGATAGAATGACACTCAGTTTGACGGGGCTGGAGGCAAATCAAGCCTTCACGTTTACCTCTTATCACGCTGATACCCAAGACCAGGCTGGCACTTTCTTAGTGGATCAGACACCTTCGGCTTCGGAGACGTCTACTTCGCCATTTGCTTTCCCGTCTATCGACGATGATGCGCTCGCCACTCCTTGGGTTACAAATGCCTACAGCTTTGACGTGACCAGTGACGGACTGGGTAATTTAGATATTACGTTTACACAAAATAGTGGCACATGGATCGGCATTAACGGCTTTGATCTGGTCGCAGTTCCGGAGCCATCCTCCTTCGCCTTACTCGGCGGTCTGCTTGCGCTCTCTGCTGTCGCGATGAAGCGCCGTCGTGCATAG